In Mugil cephalus isolate CIBA_MC_2020 chromosome 11, CIBA_Mcephalus_1.1, whole genome shotgun sequence, the genomic window CAGCAGACAGGGCTTGCAGTGCATGCTGCATTGCAGATACAGCTCTGAGAGCAGTGAGGACGATGCTGCGCAGTGGAAGTGAGGGTGGGAGAGGGGGAGTGGGATTGTGTCAggtctgcatgaaaaaaaatgagtggGACAGGGTGAGTCTGGCACTGAGGGTTAGGAACAGAGGGACAGCAGAGAGGGCGTAGGGCAGGGGGAGAGACAAAAGTTGCCCTTGAATAAAAGTACACACGCGGAGTGGGTAGGGGAGCTAGAGGTCAAAACGGGGGTTTTACAATCAAGCTATGTGTTCTGACTGGGACAGACAGTAGCAAATataacactgtaaaaatgtattaatactTGGCTGCACGCATAAAATGGCAACAAATCTTAAGGAGCAAGTTTCACAGGAAGAAACAGGTTTTAATGCCCTGATTGTCCAGGTAAACTGACACCAGATTAGAGAAGTGGAAGAACAGCCAAGACGCCCCTCAGCGGGAGAACATAAGCCGCTCAAACCCTGAATGGCACACattatgtcacacacacacacacacacacacacacacacacacacgtcattCACAGGTATGGAAACAAAAATCATGTCTTTCTGGAGGAGTGGAAATCAGACCACGCGTCTGGTCTGTCTCAGATCGTTAGCGCCGTCCCTCTGTCTCACCCACAAAGAACCCACTATACTGCAGTCAGAATCTCCTCTGTGAAAAATGCATGGCTGCTCATTTGGACATAATATGCGGGAATTCACTGCTGAATGTGCGGGGACATGGGGCCGACTGGACGCCACTCAGGACAGATAATGCATAACACATCCTTCAGATTCACAGTAGAACTTGGGGTGGCAGAATCCACTCCATCTTGAGCTATTTCAGCAGCGAAGTCCTCATCTACACAGACATCTGTCCTTCCTCACCTGAAGCCACTGATTATTGTTCTCATTCGTCAATTCACCTGCCATTTCTTCTGTCAACGACCTAATTTGTAGTTAGATTAAAAACATCCATCACAATTTCCCCGAGCTTGAAGTGATGCCATCATTTTTACCTTATGGGAGGTTACAGACAAGGACATGTGTAGGACTAAAGATGGGTGTATGAAAACAACGTGCTGAGAGAGACGCTTTCAGAGTTGGGGCAATAACTGTCATGTCATCGTAATCCTCCACAATCTTGATGTTCGATAAACGTTTCTGGTCCTGAAGCACCTATGAATCATTGTGTGATGTAGTGTTTTGGGTTTGTCTGGCCCCTCTGGACAAATTCTAtagatgacatcatcatcaccgtTCGTCTTAAACATGAGCTGTATTTCAGATCTCTCCCCAAAGTGCTCGGAAAATAAGTCACTGATAGGTGAGTCAAACTCCACGGTGCTTCCTGACAAAAACATTCTGACCTTTGCACATTCACCGCTGACCTTCATTCTACTTTAAATTTAGCTGCTGAAGAGTTTCCAGTGTATTTGTAGCAGCAGCACCTGCCTCTGCGTTCAGACATGAAGTGAATGCAGGGCCGGGCTGGAGGTGATGGATGCAGAAGCTATGTGCTGACTCTGCTCCTGCTGGAGACAGCTGGCCTGCAGCTGATTTTACAGCTCTGCTCATTCCTCCAAAGTAGAGCATGACATACACCACCACTCAATGAACGCGGCGCCGTTAGAAGGGTAAtaaaatggttttatttcatttacctGCGTTTGTACTcgtccctctccctcttcacTTTAGCCAGGACATTGTACAGGGCCCTTATCTCTGGGGTGATGGTGTCGATCTGGACCCCAACTCCGTCCGGGTGCATCCAGGATACTCCAGGGCTGGTCAGACGCTCCGCACTGGGGCCGGACTTACGGGTGTGGTTGAAGGACCAGATGGTGCCCGGGAGGAACCGCGGAGGAGGGTTGGTGGAGCTCCCAGTGCCGGTGCTGCTGTTGGCGACCGTTTTAGAACCAAATCCTGGGGAGTCCACACAGGGGGAGGCCTGGCTGATGGTAATGGCTGGGTTAGTGGCATTTGTTTGGGTTGAGCTTGAGTTGTCAGAGGATGCAGTGAGCGGTGGCGGGAACAGTGTTGTAGGCCTCCTGGCTgagttgttggtgttgtggaaGGGGAGGGATCCGGGCCTGATGGGTATGGTCCCCACAAATCCAGTCTGCACACCTGCCTCCTGGGTGTGCGCCCTGTTCTCACAGCATCCACCTTGGCAGCCCTTGTTGGCATCCAGCGCCTGTTGCAGCTGCTTCTCTAGAATCTTATTTCTGCGCTCTAATTCGTGCACTTTGGCCAAAAAGCATCTGAACCTCAGATTGAGGGTTTTGaggacactgatgttggatCCGAGGTCGTTTCTGAGAGCCATCGCTGCAGGGGGATGCGGCACTGCGCGGTGCTGATAGTGGCTGTGGTGGAGGTAAGGTGTGGGTGCGGTGAAGTCAGGCCCCGGCTGATCAGGCCCCGAACCGGACTGCTCACCCAGCAGAAAGGACGCAGCGTCCGGTACACCGAAAACGGCGTCGGGAAGGAGACCTGAGGGAGAGTCCGGGTGTCCGGGCGTCTGGTTCTGCAGTGGATGCTGTTGGAGATGCGTGTTGGCCCCCAACAAAGGATTCATGCTATGGTGTAGAAAACTAAAGCGCTGCAGATCTGGCATGAACTCGGACGGGAATTGTCTTGCTACAGCAGaataaaacgaataaataaagCGTTAACGGCGAAACATACAAAGCAGACGTGCGCGCAAAACGCAAGACTTCACCCGATTATATAACCAACCCGTTTATAAATAAGAATCTTATCCTTAAAGCTCAGACGTCTTAGCGTCGGCTGATGGATCACTGCTCCTTGACAGTTCACAGAAAAACCACCTAAAGCGAGCCGAGACAGACGGAGAGGAAGGATGCGAAGCAATGGATCTGCGCCTCGGTGAGATGTATCGCAAAATAAACgcaattaaaagaagaaaaggacgCAGAGCGTGGATGAATAACAAAGAAATCCAATGCCACCGCGTCACTGAAGTTCTGGCAACAAGATGTGACCGCAGGCAGGAGCGAGAGCACTGGGATTGGAAGAGGCTTGTACCGTAAACACTGGACTAGAGGAGCGTTGGTGTATTAACGCTTTCGTTTCTGTGGGTCATTATCTTGTTTCTGCTCCAGAAATACTGGAGACAGCATGCGTGACAAATATGGGATGAACACATCCAGTtaataaaaacttgaaataCATGAAGCTTTTGCGGAACAAGGATCACTGGGTCCATGTTCCATTTCACTGCTGGTCTATCACCTGGTTTGTGGTAAACTAGTCAATAAatcagcgtttttttttgtgaaaaactaattataaattatatcaCAACGGGTGTGTCTTTAGACACTGTATTAGAAATTATACagcataatttaaaatttttactTTTCGTTGTTTTTAGTGTGATTTCCttgaattcattaaaaaaaacattattttttattttatttatttacaaaaaatggcacaaaaactttttatatccactgtatatatttaagTGGCCAATATGACTGATGTTTGTGGTAGAATAGGGGCTTTCATCAGCATCACTGACTAAGAGGcattaatgaaaaacaatagTTGTCTTTGGGCAGAAGTCATAAATTATTTTACTGGTGCTCTTCATAGCAGACATTTTAGACCTATCCATCTATCGATCGATCTATCTATCTGGCAGAGGGAGTGCTGGATCCTCTCAAGTGTCCTCTTGTCTTCTGTCCATCTATACTGCAGTGTCTCTCCATGTTGTCTCGCGTGTCCTCGGAGACAAAATCCACTACACCAGTCCCTGCTGACGCATGCCCAGTCCAAGAGACGTTACTTCCTCGACCACCACTCGTCTTTTCTTTGTCGTCTCTTTCCGCCGACAGGGGTAAGGGGCTGCTCCTTCCCCTCCAGTTCTGGTAGTAAGAAAGGCTCATGCTCCCTTAGAGAGAAGATAAGAAAAGGGAGACTCAAATAATTGAGTATTTCTCCTGCTAAAGACAAGAAACATCAGCAAACAGTTACTTTAGTTCCTTACTTTCAGGTAAATCCTTCACTCTGCTCTGCAGTCGCCTCCTCTCTGCCTTCTCTCGGCCAAACAACATCAAATAGACTTCATCCCTGAAGTCCCTGTTCATGATCTGGTAGATTATAGGGTTGAGCATGCAGTGTGACTTGGCAAACAACACAGGGATCAAGGTGACCACATGTGGTATACTGGGGTATGAGTGAGGGCTGGGAGTGGGCCTGAGCGTGGCCTTGCTTAAGCTGGGGTTAGTTTCGGCAGCATTATCCACCTTCTCTTCGGGACTGTAGTAAAATTGTCTGAAATATTCTGAGGCGGTCCAGTTGAGCAACGAGGGGGCGTCCAGAATCTTTAAAGCTGCTGGAGAGGAAGAAGCCATGCCAATGGACTCCTGCACCGCAGTCTGCAAAGGGCTTTCTGCCCCTTTGGGGAAGAGGGCAGAGATGAGAGACACAGCGGCATAAGGCATCCAGGCCAGGAGGAAGGAGGCACACACCACTGCAGCCATCTAGAATAAGCACATGGTCAATTTTATCTGTGTGTTGTGGATCAGGAAATTacagctttatttttcatcagtaCAGGTAGTACCTTTGTAAGCCTCAGGTCTTTGCTGGCTTGTCTGACAAAGGAGGATGAGATAGATGCTAAAGTGCGATTAGATCTGTAGACCTGCAAAAAGAATTGTTAATGGTGCTGTTTGTCTTTACTTTAGTCCTGATATTAAATCACAATGTGAAGACGTTCTGTTAAATtaaagtcaaaagttttagaacactctaatttttccagttatttattgcaattcaagtcatgcaTGTGAAGTGGGGAGgaggttgtaggtgaggacccagacgCAGGACTATAGATGAAGCacgaagttcaaacaaaaagtatttaataacaaacaaaaggcgctgcaagcatggcaggaaaatacaaaatccaaaaatcaaaagaaatcatcaacatgacGTGGAAACATGGAAGCTGGAACaagacatgaaaacatggaacatggcatGAAGACATAAAGATAACATTAACGACGCGACcaagaacaaagggaaaggcaggacatatatacacatatatacacatgagggctgagggatgacaagacacaggtgagacacatgagggcaatcaacgcaggagaaaccaattaacaatcaacaGACAAGGCAGCACAACAATAGGAAACccagaaacttgacaaaataaaacaggaaacacaagacatgacCCAGACACACATGACCAACCTcaaggagacaggacagacaggaaactaggaaacatcacaaaataaaagagggaacttcaaaacatgatcacaaaataaaagacagacatagaaccttgacaatgcaagcccaatgaatagcttgaaatggtacaaaggtaagtactgaacagccagaggttaaaaaaaaaggtttggtttgcagctgttctgcagcaatgaaggttgaatcagccttgaaagctggtgctactaattcctacaggtgttccaacttcTCTGGATTACTTTCAGCCCCCTCTGTCTGCGTAAAAGCAGTCAAGTAGTgtgttgctaaaaaaaatggcgagaaaaaggcaattaacaatggaagagagacggaccatcataacacttaaaaatgtaggtcaTTCGTACAGCGAAATTGCAgagaaagtcaaggtgtcagtgagtagttttcttcaccatcaaaagacactcagaaactgggggaaactctgacaggaagcgatctggcagacccaaagccacaactgaatcagaggacaagtttctgagagCTAACAGCTTGTGTGACAGgcggctcacaggacaacagcttcaagcacagcttaatagtagtcgtcgtaagcaagtctcagtttcaactgaGAAGAGAAGACttgaagctgcaggtttgacaggacgagttgcagcaagaaagccattgctaagatgtcagaataagacaaagaggctctcgTGGGCCACGAAACACTGCCACCGgactactgaagactggaagaaggtattatggactgatgaatcaaaatttcaaatctttGTACATCATCGAGTAGGCAagaggatggttccacagtgtgtgacatcaactgtcaaacatggaggaggacatgtgatggtctggggctgttttggtggatccagggtcggtgacttgtgaagagagagaagcaccctgaaccaaaacgactaccacagcattctgcagcaCCATGCAGTACCTTCTGGTATGCGCCtagttggtcagaggttcaacctacagcaagataatgacccaaaacacaagtccaagctataacaaaactacctcaggaaaaaagaacgggatggtaagcttgaaaacatggcgtggccagcacagtctccagacttaaaccccatcgagctggtttgggatgaactggacagaggagtgaaagCCAAGGaacctacaagtgccacacatttatgggaacttctgcaacagactcGGATAcaactttctgaagaatatttttttttctattgtagaaagaatgccacgagtgtgttcagctgttatatctgccaaaggtggctacattgatgagtcaaaatttagaatacattttggtctataaattgattccactgattcaactcaaattgcttatttgttctatgctttcatttcagagtgcaatgacacaataaactaaataattttcagtaaaaaaaaatgtaaagtgtggtgatttaaaacttttgactgtttgtgtgtatatatacacttaTTAATCCTATAAACCAGTTTATATCAATGCAGTCAACACTGTGTGGTTAAAGCCCAGTATTTCCAAGTTTGTTGCTAATATTCAAGTTAGATTTCTATGTGAATAGATATTCTACATTGCCGGGATTTAGTATGATCAGATCacaatctgtcacactgatCGAACAAAAGTCCAAAGCCACGTGTCTGAGGCCGTACGTACAAACAGTTTGTTTCCATACCAGCTGTGTCTAGGGCGATTATTGGAGGGGTCTCCCCTTAACGTGTTTTGTCTCCAGTAGCAAAGGTCAGCTCAGGCAGGTAGATCTTTTAATTCCCCATTCTGTTATCTTTCTTACAGAGACTTGACagcacaaacatttctttgcagTATTGTTCCGTGTGCCAAAGTTGAACGTAAGGAGTTAGGTGTCTCATCTACAGTCTGTGTAATATCTACTACTGTAGGCAGGTGGCGCACCTCATGCAGTACTACAGGCTCAAAAGTCAAACAGTGAAGGACTGTGGATGAGGCCTACAGCAGATCTCTGTCAGGTTAAGTGCATCCTACATTTAGAATATTACCTTGTCATCAGCCTTTTCAGGAAATGTAACAGCTTCAGTTTACCACTGATAGTAATGTAAAACAGTCGAAATATTCTATATAATGTGTACTTTTAAAtgacattgatttatttattctagatGGATGATGTTTCAGGTGATCATGTTTTGCTGATGTCAGTTCACCTCCCATCCTGTCTGGCTACGTCATTTGCTGTAGATAATACACTGATTATTGTATTCCACAAACCAAGCTATCCCTTTACGTTTGTTACACAATCTGGtcctgcagaataaaaataactcaaagaGGCTTAATAATcctatatatattcatttaccCACCTCAAAATAACAGTGAATCTAGGGTCATGCACAGAGGCCGTGCACACATGTtcacattataataatataaaatagcTACACAGACACAGCTGCTCAATCTCATTTTGTAGCACGAAGCAGCAGCTGTCCTCACCGTCATCAGGATGGCCAAATATGACGTGATGATGGCTAGCGTGGGAAATCCGAAGCACAATGTCAGAATGAGGAAAATATAGATTCTGTCGTTTGCCGATGATCTCATTCTCCACCTTGACATAGGTGTACAAAGCAGAGGACAAATTAGACGTCAGCTGACTTTTATACACGTTGAGCCCATCAGACAGAGCTAACTGATAATTAACTCCTTAATTACCAGTTGATGGTGCAGCTGGTTCCATAAGGTTCGGGCCCATAACTTCCAAAGCCAAAAGCAGGCAAGAAGGACCAGAATAACGTGTAGAGCCACACGGCGGCAATGGCCAGGTACACATGACGCCTCTCGAGCCATCGACCTGGAAGCAACAAGCATGCAAACCACTTTCGTGTGAATGTTTAAACAGCATGTGCACGTAAAAGCAGAGTGAACGCTTGGGAAGTCttgacatttcacacacacacatatctgaATGACCTTTGCGGATGTAATAATCCTCGAATCAACAATTCTTTAAATCAGCATATTTGTGCGGGGTCAAAGCTGTACACCCTTATTAAACCGAGGAGAATGTGTGTACAGAGTGTACAGCCTTTGAGAATAACATGTGTAATCGTGGAAGCGAGATATGAAAGTTAATCAAGTTATCGGGGTCGGACGGATTTATGGTGCGcatctggtttgtgtttgaggAAACTCAAAGAATTACCATATCTCAAGCAGCAAATCTTCAGGCAGCGTTCCAGGGAGATGAGACAGGTGGTGAGCAGAGAACCGATGCCAAACACGAAGCCCTGAATGCCGTACCAGAAGCATCCCATTTCCCCAAACACCCAGGCGTGACACAGGCTGAACaggcagacggagagaggggCTTTAGTCCCGTCCTTTAACGGATCATCACCCTCTGCCTTCTGACAAATGACTGCAGCTCGTTACTAGATGTTAGATGTGTGTATTACACCAACAGAATCTTCAGAGTTTATGCCTGGAAATAATCAATTATTCGGTACctggaaataatgaaa contains:
- the iffo1b gene encoding non-homologous end joining factor IFFO1; the protein is MPDLQRFSFLHHSMNPLLGANTHLQQHPLQNQTPGHPDSPSGLLPDAVFGVPDAASFLLGEQSGSGPDQPGPDFTAPTPYLHHSHYQHRAVPHPPAAMALRNDLGSNISVLKTLNLRFRCFLAKVHELERRNKILEKQLQQALDANKGCQGGCCENRAHTQEAGVQTGFVGTIPIRPGSLPFHNTNNSARRPTTLFPPPLTASSDNSSSTQTNATNPAITISQASPCVDSPGFGSKTVANSSTGTGSSTNPPPRFLPGTIWSFNHTRKSGPSAERLTSPGVSWMHPDGVGVQIDTITPEIRALYNVLAKVKRERDEYKRRWEEEYTMRMDLQQKIADLQEDLQESEGCQDELAVRVQQLKAELVLFKGLMSNNLSELDSKIQEKAMKVDMDICRRIDITARLCDVAQQRNCEDVIQMYQVPNNQSSLNCRRKQTPLSFNGSECDEPVSTSESDGGVVKDEEHCGSSANQINEEMQRMLNQLRECEFEDDCDSLAWEETEETLLLWEDFPGCTLPPDPTHPPGEEDCLEKVINDTECLFKSREKEYQETIDQIELELATAKSDMNRHLHEYMEMCSMKRGLDVQMETCRRLITQTGDSNPAVPAPTEESDQREDRSSASPPSSSGSGRS
- the opn9 gene encoding opsin 9 isoform X1 — its product is MGKNGSYRSSWFVPSSIEPSFVSQLSTSVDVLVAVFLIFTGVSSVLGNGTVLLVYWRKRQKLRPPELLTINLALCDFGFSLLGAPFFIISSLCHAWVFGEMGCFWYGIQGFVFGIGSLLTTCLISLERCLKICCLRYGRWLERRHVYLAIAAVWLYTLFWSFLPAFGFGSYGPEPYGTSCTINWWRMRSSANDRIYIFLILTLCFGFPTLAIITSYLAILMTVYRSNRTLASISSSFVRQASKDLRLTKMAAVVCASFLLAWMPYAAVSLISALFPKGAESPLQTAVQESIGMASSSPAALKILDAPSLLNWTASEYFRQFYYSPEEKVDNAAETNPSLSKATLRPTPSPHSYPSIPHVVTLIPVLFAKSHCMLNPIIYQIMNRDFRDEVYLMLFGREKAERRRLQSRVKDLPERSMSLSYYQNWRGRSSPLPLSAERDDKEKTSGGRGSNVSWTGHASAGTGVVDFVSEDTRDNMERHCSIDGQKTRGHLRGSSTPSAR
- the opn9 gene encoding opsin 9 isoform X2, which produces MGKNGSYRSSWFVPSSIEPSFVSQLSTSVDVLVAVFLIFTGVSSVLGNGTVLLVYWRKRQKLRPPELLTINLALCDFGFSLLGAPFFIISSLCHAWVFGEMGCFWYGIQGFVFGIGSLLTTCLISLERCLKICCLRYGRWLERRHVYLAIAAVWLYTLFWSFLPAFGFGSYGPEPYGTSCTINWWRMRSSANDRIYIFLILTLCFGFPTLAIITSYLAILMTMAAVVCASFLLAWMPYAAVSLISALFPKGAESPLQTAVQESIGMASSSPAALKILDAPSLLNWTASEYFRQFYYSPEEKVDNAAETNPSLSKATLRPTPSPHSYPSIPHVVTLIPVLFAKSHCMLNPIIYQIMNRDFRDEVYLMLFGREKAERRRLQSRVKDLPERSMSLSYYQNWRGRSSPLPLSAERDDKEKTSGGRGSNVSWTGHASAGTGVVDFVSEDTRDNMERHCSIDGQKTRGHLRGSSTPSAR